From one Candidatus Limnocylindria bacterium genomic stretch:
- a CDS encoding ATP-binding protein, with protein IANALDEQVLTRTADPEIAKGQDGWHVRDFGRGIQIQHFTQNENPEKLASAGGVIGKFGVGLKDALATFHRNGITVTVRSRFGTYRLKTAAKTGFGDIKTLHVEYDDTPNAMVGSDVSLAGVSDESVRAAQSLFLRYSGELPIESSVDARGHDATLGAAPVGPASSCWISTW; from the coding sequence ATCGCGAACGCTCTGGATGAACAGGTCCTGACTCGCACGGCGGATCCCGAGATCGCGAAGGGTCAGGACGGATGGCATGTCCGGGACTTCGGCCGCGGTATCCAGATTCAACACTTCACTCAGAACGAGAACCCAGAGAAGCTCGCCAGCGCCGGCGGCGTGATCGGGAAGTTCGGTGTCGGCTTGAAGGACGCGCTCGCGACGTTCCACCGCAACGGGATCACCGTCACGGTCCGCTCGCGCTTTGGGACGTATCGTCTCAAGACAGCGGCGAAGACCGGCTTCGGCGACATCAAGACGTTGCACGTTGAGTACGACGACACACCGAACGCAATGGTCGGGAGCGACGTAAGTCTGGCCGGCGTCTCGGACGAATCCGTGCGCGCGGCGCAGTCGCTCTTCCTCCGTTACTCGGGCGAGCTGCCCATCGAGTCGAGTGTCGACGCGCGAGGTCACGACGCGACGCTCGGTGCGGCGCCGGTTGGTCCGGCGAGCAGTTGTTGGATCTCGACGTGG